Proteins co-encoded in one Aquincola tertiaricarbonis genomic window:
- a CDS encoding aspartate aminotransferase family protein — protein MDRAQLLADEARYCSFGDTVHYVNPPQIFSGCEGSYMFDEGGTPYLDLQMWYSAVNFGYKNKRLEEVMIRQLRELPQVASQYLHPTKIELARWIAQDAERKWGMPGRCHFNVGGAQAIEDSLKVVRNACNGKSLMFAFEGGYHGRTLGASSITSSYRYRRRFGHFAERAQFIPFPYPFRRPKGMTAEEYAERIVAEFRRKFENEYHAIWDPKTRQCEYAAFYVEPIQGTGGYVVPPPNFFKGLKQVLDDHGVLMVVDEIQMGFWRTGTLWSIENFGVKPDVLVFAKALTNGLNALSGLWAREELINPQLFPPGSTHSTLASNPLGTALGLEVLKMTAEIDYGAQVRASGAYFLEGLKELQKRHPEIGDVDGLGLALRAEICTADGFTPNRELLDRMVDIGLSGTLEYKGQPRGLVLDVGGYYKNVITFAPSLEITRAEIDEAMVLLDQLLRRAKQA, from the coding sequence CGACCTGCAGATGTGGTACTCGGCCGTCAACTTCGGCTACAAGAACAAGCGGCTGGAAGAGGTGATGATCCGCCAGCTGCGCGAGCTGCCGCAGGTGGCCAGCCAGTACCTGCACCCCACCAAGATCGAGCTGGCGCGCTGGATCGCGCAGGACGCCGAGCGCAAATGGGGCATGCCGGGTCGCTGCCACTTCAACGTGGGCGGCGCGCAGGCCATCGAGGACTCGCTCAAGGTGGTGCGCAACGCCTGCAACGGCAAGAGTCTGATGTTCGCCTTCGAAGGCGGCTACCACGGCCGCACGCTGGGCGCATCCAGCATCACCTCCAGCTACCGCTACCGCCGCCGCTTCGGCCACTTCGCCGAGCGGGCGCAGTTCATCCCCTTCCCCTACCCCTTCCGCCGGCCCAAGGGCATGACGGCCGAGGAGTACGCCGAGCGCATCGTGGCCGAGTTCCGGCGCAAGTTCGAGAACGAGTACCACGCCATCTGGGACCCCAAGACCCGCCAGTGCGAGTACGCGGCCTTCTACGTCGAGCCCATCCAGGGCACCGGCGGCTACGTCGTGCCGCCGCCCAACTTCTTCAAGGGCCTGAAGCAGGTGCTGGACGACCACGGCGTGCTGATGGTGGTCGACGAGATCCAGATGGGCTTCTGGCGCACCGGCACGCTGTGGTCGATCGAGAATTTCGGCGTCAAGCCCGATGTGCTGGTGTTCGCCAAGGCCCTGACCAACGGCCTCAACGCGCTGTCGGGCCTGTGGGCGCGTGAAGAGCTGATCAACCCGCAGCTGTTCCCGCCGGGCTCCACCCATTCCACCTTGGCTTCCAACCCGCTGGGCACGGCCCTGGGGCTGGAGGTGCTGAAGATGACCGCCGAGATCGACTACGGCGCCCAGGTGCGTGCGTCGGGTGCCTACTTCCTGGAAGGGCTGAAGGAGCTGCAGAAGCGGCACCCCGAGATCGGCGACGTCGATGGCCTGGGCCTGGCGCTGCGCGCCGAGATCTGCACGGCCGACGGCTTCACGCCCAACCGCGAGCTGCTGGACCGCATGGTGGACATCGGCCTGTCGGGCACGCTCGAGTACAAGGGCCAGCCGCGTGGCCTGGTGCTGGACGTGGGCGGCTACTACAAGAACGTGATTACCTTCGCGCCTTCGCTGGAGATCACCCGGGCCGAGATCGACGAGGCCATGGTGCTGCTGGACCAGCTGCTGCGCCGCGCCAAGCAAGCCTGA
- a CDS encoding GNAT family N-acetyltransferase, producing the protein MDWINGLEPAALVGWFLREPPQGFAVLQQQPPAFAADFDLLTTADDELRATLARLPGHRWWSRWLRVHTAFVGTTVSEYALLPAARAPRQVVQALLQRWRPGHRLLIVKDLPQDSPLLSDAHNQASTAFAQACEEAGFLLLEGQALAYVPIDFASEDEYLGRLSPARRQNLRRKLRSRARLQVARISTGVAFADDATVDAYYALYEAVYAQSEIHFDKLTRAFFAGLLRDTGAGGIVFEYRSAADDQLLGWNLCFEHGGKLIDKYIGLRYPAAREHNLYFVSWMENLAHARERGLSHYVAGWTDPQVKRQLGARFTFTRHAVYIRQPWLRALGRRLAGRFESDRAWVQAEAR; encoded by the coding sequence GTGGACTGGATCAACGGCCTGGAACCGGCGGCGCTGGTCGGCTGGTTCCTGCGTGAACCACCGCAGGGCTTTGCCGTGCTGCAGCAGCAGCCGCCCGCGTTTGCCGCCGACTTCGACCTGCTGACCACGGCCGACGACGAGCTGCGCGCCACGCTGGCCCGGCTGCCGGGCCACCGCTGGTGGTCGCGCTGGCTGCGTGTGCACACCGCGTTCGTCGGCACCACCGTCAGCGAATACGCCCTGCTGCCCGCGGCCAGGGCGCCGCGGCAGGTGGTGCAGGCGCTGCTGCAGCGCTGGCGGCCCGGCCACCGGCTGCTGATCGTCAAGGACCTGCCGCAGGACTCGCCCCTGCTCAGCGATGCGCACAACCAGGCCTCGACCGCCTTCGCGCAGGCCTGTGAAGAGGCCGGCTTCCTGCTGCTCGAAGGGCAGGCGCTGGCGTACGTGCCCATCGACTTCGCCAGCGAGGACGAGTACCTCGGCCGGCTGTCGCCGGCCCGCCGCCAGAACCTGCGGCGCAAGCTGCGCAGCCGCGCCCGGCTGCAGGTGGCCCGCATCTCCACCGGGGTAGCCTTTGCCGATGACGCGACCGTGGACGCCTACTACGCGCTGTACGAAGCGGTGTATGCGCAAAGCGAGATCCACTTCGACAAGCTCACGCGCGCATTCTTCGCGGGGCTGCTGCGCGACACGGGCGCCGGCGGCATCGTGTTCGAGTACCGCAGCGCCGCCGATGACCAGCTGCTGGGCTGGAATCTGTGCTTCGAGCATGGCGGCAAGCTGATCGACAAGTACATCGGCCTGCGCTACCCGGCCGCACGTGAGCACAACCTGTACTTCGTCAGCTGGATGGAGAACCTGGCCCATGCACGCGAGCGCGGGCTGTCGCACTACGTGGCGGGCTGGACCGACCCGCAGGTCAAGCGCCAGCTGGGCGCCCGCTTCACCTTCACCCGCCATGCGGTGTACATCCGCCAGCCCTGGCTGCGCGCCCTGGGGCGGCGCCTGGCCGGCCGTTTTGAAAGCGACCGCGCCTGGGTGCAGGCCGAAGCCCGATGA
- a CDS encoding arginase family protein produces MNTPVVLDLDASVGPLPGECRLPLAPWQEAVRFGCTLATLRRFTAAMAAGLPARHGTVLLGSGDFHHLSWPLVARCTAGQPPRSLRVLVLDNHPDNMRLPLGVHCGSWVRRVAALPQVAEVLVLGITSPDIGWRHAWENHWWPRARGRLQYWSTGVDVGWARRCGLGRAVRGFASVQALVDAACEHLQARPLRTYLSIDKDVFAPHVVRTNWDQGQLRPNHAAQLLHTLRGHVVASDITGEISQWRYRTAWKRWLSAHDGQTTDHAPAELPQWQAGQHAFNLTLLAGIAAASA; encoded by the coding sequence ATGAACACGCCGGTGGTGCTGGACCTGGATGCGTCCGTGGGCCCGCTGCCCGGTGAATGCCGGCTGCCGCTGGCGCCCTGGCAGGAGGCGGTGCGCTTCGGCTGCACGCTGGCCACGCTGCGCCGCTTCACGGCGGCGATGGCCGCGGGTCTGCCCGCGCGCCACGGCACGGTGCTGCTGGGCAGCGGCGACTTCCACCACCTGAGCTGGCCCTTGGTGGCGCGCTGCACCGCAGGGCAGCCGCCCCGCAGCCTGCGCGTGCTGGTGCTGGACAACCACCCGGACAACATGCGGCTCCCCCTCGGCGTGCACTGCGGCTCCTGGGTGCGGCGGGTGGCGGCGCTGCCGCAGGTGGCCGAAGTGCTGGTGCTGGGCATCACCTCGCCCGACATCGGCTGGCGCCATGCCTGGGAGAACCACTGGTGGCCGCGGGCCCGCGGCCGGCTGCAGTACTGGTCCACCGGTGTGGACGTGGGCTGGGCCCGCCGCTGCGGGCTGGGCCGTGCGGTGCGCGGCTTTGCCAGCGTGCAGGCGCTGGTGGACGCCGCCTGCGAGCACTTGCAGGCACGCCCGCTGCGCACTTACCTGTCCATCGACAAGGACGTGTTCGCGCCCCACGTGGTGCGCACCAACTGGGACCAGGGCCAGCTGCGGCCCAACCACGCCGCGCAGCTGCTGCACACGCTGCGCGGCCATGTGGTGGCCAGCGACATCACCGGCGAAATCTCGCAATGGCGCTACCGCACGGCGTGGAAGCGCTGGCTCAGCGCCCACGACGGCCAGACCACCGACCATGCGCCGGCCGAACTGCCGCAATGGCAGGCCGGCCAGCATGCCTTCAACCTCACGTTGCTGGCCGGCATCGCGGCCGCCAGCGCCTGA
- a CDS encoding DegT/DnrJ/EryC1/StrS family aminotransferase: MTELPPTAGLPLRAGDLLPWGDADLEGHLARWLGVPAVQLTCSGTAALLLALQVLRAQTPSRDEVVVPAYTCRLVALAVARAGLRLRLCDLAPGTLDLHLPALQALCGPRTLAVLPTHLCGLVTDVAGPAAVARAAGAWVIEDAAQALGARVAGQPLGLQGDIGLYSLAAGKGLTLYEGGLLVSARPALRAALREAGPRLLPPRPAWELRRSLELLGYAACYRPRGLRWVYGQPLRRALAHDDRVAAAGDDIGADIPLHAVGRWRRRVGVRALARLPAHWQAAEQRWQQRRNRLMQAGLPVLGDSPAVPAAQGVRPLLLLAFPDAGLRDALLQRLWGAGLGVSLPFAATLADYPPDAAGLAVTAEGPLVHARVLAGRLLAITNSGWLDEPGFEALLAQLLEGLGRVRAG, encoded by the coding sequence GTGACCGAACTGCCGCCCACCGCCGGCCTGCCGCTGCGCGCCGGCGATCTGCTGCCCTGGGGCGACGCCGACCTGGAGGGCCACCTGGCCCGTTGGCTGGGTGTGCCGGCGGTGCAGCTGACCTGCTCAGGCACCGCCGCACTGCTGCTGGCCTTGCAGGTGCTGCGGGCGCAGACGCCCTCGCGCGACGAGGTGGTGGTGCCGGCTTACACCTGCCGCCTGGTGGCGCTGGCGGTGGCCCGCGCCGGGCTGCGGCTGCGCCTGTGCGACCTGGCACCCGGCACGCTGGACCTGCACCTGCCGGCGCTGCAGGCCTTGTGCGGCCCGCGCACGCTGGCCGTGCTGCCGACCCACCTGTGCGGTCTGGTGACGGACGTGGCCGGCCCGGCGGCGGTGGCGCGCGCCGCCGGTGCCTGGGTGATCGAAGATGCCGCGCAGGCCCTGGGGGCCCGCGTGGCCGGCCAGCCGCTGGGGCTGCAGGGCGACATCGGCTTGTACAGCCTGGCCGCCGGCAAGGGGCTGACGCTGTACGAGGGCGGGCTGCTGGTCAGTGCCCGGCCGGCATTGCGCGCCGCCCTGCGCGAGGCCGGGCCGCGGCTGCTGCCGCCACGGCCAGCCTGGGAGCTGCGCCGCAGCCTGGAGCTGCTGGGCTATGCCGCCTGCTACCGGCCGCGTGGCCTGCGCTGGGTGTATGGCCAGCCGCTGCGCCGGGCCCTGGCGCATGACGACCGCGTGGCCGCGGCGGGCGACGACATTGGCGCCGACATCCCGCTGCATGCCGTGGGCCGCTGGCGCCGGCGTGTGGGCGTGCGGGCGCTGGCGCGGCTGCCCGCTCACTGGCAGGCGGCTGAGCAGCGCTGGCAGCAGCGCCGCAACCGCCTGATGCAGGCGGGGCTGCCGGTGCTGGGCGACAGCCCGGCCGTGCCGGCTGCGCAGGGTGTGCGGCCGCTGCTGCTGCTGGCCTTCCCCGACGCCGGGCTGCGTGACGCGCTGCTGCAGCGGCTGTGGGGCGCTGGCCTGGGCGTGAGCCTGCCGTTTGCTGCCACGCTGGCCGACTACCCGCCCGATGCGGCCGGCCTGGCCGTGACGGCGGAGGGCCCGCTGGTGCACGCGCGTGTGCTGGCCGGCCGGCTGCTGGCCATCACCAACAGCGGCTGGCTGGACGAGCCCGGCTTCGAGGCGCTGCTGGCGCAGCTGCTGGAAGGGCTGGGCCGCGTCCGCGCCGGTTGA
- a CDS encoding DMT family transporter yields the protein MNRSSARRFYLVGFAVLMAFDTLAQLSFKMAGTQALPLSLSLQWLQRVFSQPWIYGALVGYAGAFFTWMHLLRRAPIGPAFAASHLEIVSVMLVSHWLFGEAIGLAQVAGAGLIVAGIVCLALSEPEAPTEAQPA from the coding sequence ATGAACCGGTCTTCCGCACGCCGCTTCTATCTGGTGGGCTTCGCGGTGCTGATGGCCTTCGACACACTGGCCCAGCTCAGCTTCAAGATGGCGGGCACCCAGGCACTGCCGCTGTCGCTGTCGCTGCAGTGGCTGCAGCGGGTCTTCAGCCAGCCGTGGATCTACGGTGCGCTGGTGGGATATGCCGGCGCCTTCTTCACCTGGATGCATCTGCTGCGGCGCGCGCCCATCGGCCCGGCCTTCGCGGCCTCGCACCTGGAGATCGTCTCGGTGATGCTGGTGTCGCACTGGCTGTTCGGCGAAGCCATCGGTCTGGCGCAGGTGGCCGGGGCCGGCCTCATCGTGGCCGGCATCGTGTGCCTGGCGCTCAGTGAGCCTGAAGCGCCAACCGAGGCCCAGCCGGCATGA
- a CDS encoding EamA family transporter yields the protein MADGLTPLVALLWLLNVLTDSGGQLAFKAAAALPGDAAGLDRWRAMARRPWLWIGIACYGAEFLLWLAFLSLVPLSTGVLLGSINIVAIMVAGRLLFNEQLTPLRVLGILLVSAGVAVVGLQP from the coding sequence TTGGCTGATGGACTGACGCCTCTGGTGGCGCTGCTGTGGCTGCTCAACGTGCTCACCGACAGCGGTGGTCAGCTGGCCTTCAAGGCCGCGGCCGCCTTGCCGGGCGATGCGGCCGGCCTGGACCGCTGGCGGGCCATGGCGCGCCGGCCCTGGCTGTGGATCGGCATCGCCTGCTACGGCGCCGAGTTCCTGTTGTGGCTGGCCTTCCTGTCGCTGGTGCCGCTGTCCACCGGCGTGCTGCTGGGATCCATCAACATCGTGGCCATCATGGTGGCCGGCCGGCTGCTGTTCAACGAGCAGCTGACGCCGCTGCGGGTGCTGGGCATCCTGCTGGTGTCCGCCGGGGTGGCGGTGGTGGGGCTGCAGCCATGA
- a CDS encoding alpha/beta hydrolase, with product MSTPGTLDSRQICVTPHEFLLPGSGPRARTGVLLVHGMTGTPNEMRLLARGLHKHGFTVYAVQLAGHCGSVDDLLATRWQDWLASARAGLMRLRPEVDRVVVGGLSVGAVLALALAEDEPGSVDGVCALSTIFRYDGWTIPFYTRFAFVLPLLRRLGIGRTRMFMEQPPYGIKDEALRQQIVRRMLEGHSAEAGLPGNPWWTVQEMRRLSARVRRRLAAVRAPVLAIHARHDDVASAANAQTIARGVVQAPVELLLLDDSYHMITVDRERRTVIARCAEFIDRVAGMPALAAAAPALRQELAVG from the coding sequence ATGAGCACGCCCGGCACACTGGACAGCCGCCAAATCTGCGTCACCCCCCACGAGTTCCTGCTGCCCGGCAGCGGCCCGCGGGCGCGCACCGGCGTGCTGCTGGTGCACGGCATGACCGGCACCCCCAACGAGATGCGGCTGCTGGCCCGCGGCCTGCACAAGCATGGCTTCACCGTCTACGCGGTGCAGCTGGCGGGCCACTGCGGCAGCGTGGACGACCTGCTGGCCACCCGCTGGCAGGACTGGCTGGCCAGCGCCCGCGCCGGCTTGATGCGGCTGCGGCCAGAGGTCGACCGGGTGGTGGTGGGCGGGCTGTCGGTGGGGGCCGTGCTGGCCCTGGCCCTGGCCGAGGACGAACCTGGATCCGTCGATGGCGTGTGCGCGCTGTCCACCATCTTCCGCTACGACGGCTGGACCATCCCGTTCTACACCCGCTTTGCTTTCGTGCTGCCGCTGCTGCGGCGGCTGGGCATCGGGCGCACGCGCATGTTCATGGAGCAGCCCCCCTACGGCATCAAGGACGAGGCACTGCGCCAGCAGATCGTGCGCCGCATGCTGGAAGGCCACAGCGCCGAAGCCGGGCTGCCGGGCAATCCGTGGTGGACCGTCCAGGAGATGCGCCGGCTCTCGGCCCGCGTGCGGCGCCGGCTGGCCGCCGTGCGTGCGCCGGTGCTGGCCATCCATGCCCGCCATGACGACGTGGCCTCGGCGGCCAATGCCCAGACCATCGCACGCGGCGTGGTGCAGGCCCCGGTGGAACTGCTGCTGCTGGACGACAGCTACCACATGATCACCGTCGACCGTGAGCGTCGCACCGTCATCGCCCGTTGCGCCGAGTTCATCGATCGCGTGGCCGGTATGCCCGCCCTGGCCGCCGCGGCCCCCGCACTTCGGCAGGAGCTGGCCGTTGGCTGA
- a CDS encoding MtnX-like HAD-IB family phosphatase, protein MNERDDTTVAWTVLCDFDGTISLQDVTDTLLTRFGRPGWEALEARWERGEIGSRECMKGQVALLDMSQGEFEQHLQTITVDPHFSAFVDGARAMGIPVMVVSDGIEQAIVQVLARQGLQRLPVLANRLVPTGARSWRLESPHASPRCERASGNCKCARLAEQRGPRTRVLYVGDGASDFCVSGKADFVLAKDRLVDHCRAHGLAHAPFRHFGDVLSRLAALVAADAEARVHP, encoded by the coding sequence ATGAATGAACGAGACGACACGACAGTGGCCTGGACGGTGCTGTGCGACTTCGACGGCACCATCAGCCTGCAGGACGTGACCGACACGCTGCTGACACGCTTCGGCCGCCCCGGCTGGGAGGCGCTGGAAGCGCGCTGGGAGCGCGGCGAGATCGGCTCACGAGAATGCATGAAGGGCCAGGTGGCCCTGCTGGACATGAGCCAGGGCGAGTTCGAGCAGCACTTGCAGACCATCACGGTCGATCCGCACTTCAGCGCCTTCGTCGATGGCGCGCGGGCCATGGGCATCCCGGTGATGGTGGTGAGCGACGGCATCGAGCAGGCCATCGTGCAGGTGCTGGCACGCCAGGGCCTGCAGCGGCTGCCGGTGCTGGCCAACCGCCTGGTGCCCACCGGCGCGCGCAGCTGGCGCCTGGAGTCGCCCCATGCCAGCCCGCGCTGCGAGCGCGCCAGCGGCAACTGCAAGTGCGCGCGCCTGGCCGAGCAGCGCGGGCCGCGCACGCGGGTGCTGTACGTGGGCGACGGCGCTTCGGACTTCTGCGTCAGCGGCAAGGCCGACTTCGTGCTGGCCAAGGACCGGCTGGTCGACCATTGCCGCGCCCATGGGCTGGCGCATGCGCCGTTCCGGCACTTCGGCGACGTGCTCAGCCGGCTGGCCGCGCTGGTGGCCGCCGATGCCGAGGCGAGGGTGCACCCATGA
- a CDS encoding efflux RND transporter periplasmic adaptor subunit, giving the protein MSLRPCLVCLPALLALLSACSERAPAAAPAVAAVAAAASQPVALVARGKVEVPGGLLEVAAPLEGSLRTLAVAEGQTVHRGQLLAVLASPALEQEAAVAQAELALARSKQQQLTQRIAPARSLLARLDEAERAGAADPVRSDEARQALREAESAVRVGAAELALTQARLQSLQVQLAQRRVLAPVDGLVQTELAPVGSRVAAGRPLLSLLPARALRVRAEVNEALAPALHTGLRASVVPDGPQAPGTAPLAGRVVRVGAMYGSSRLDDEPLARGGQRVLECWIELETAGALRAGQWVRVNLHE; this is encoded by the coding sequence ATGAGCCTGCGTCCTTGTCTTGTCTGCCTGCCGGCGCTGCTGGCCCTGTTGAGCGCCTGCAGCGAGCGTGCGCCCGCGGCCGCGCCCGCGGTGGCCGCCGTGGCCGCGGCCGCCTCGCAGCCGGTCGCCCTGGTGGCGCGGGGCAAGGTGGAAGTGCCCGGCGGCCTGCTGGAAGTGGCCGCGCCGCTGGAAGGCAGCCTGCGCACGCTGGCCGTGGCCGAGGGCCAGACGGTGCACCGTGGCCAGCTGCTGGCGGTGCTGGCCAGCCCGGCGCTGGAGCAGGAGGCTGCCGTCGCCCAGGCCGAGCTGGCGCTGGCGCGCAGCAAGCAGCAGCAGCTGACGCAGCGCATCGCACCGGCACGGTCGCTGCTGGCCCGGCTGGACGAGGCCGAGCGCGCCGGCGCCGCCGATCCTGTGCGCAGCGACGAGGCGCGCCAGGCGCTGCGCGAGGCCGAATCGGCCGTCCGCGTGGGCGCTGCCGAACTGGCACTGACGCAGGCCCGGCTGCAGTCGCTGCAGGTGCAGCTGGCACAGCGCCGGGTGTTGGCACCGGTGGACGGCCTGGTGCAGACCGAGCTGGCGCCCGTGGGCAGCCGCGTGGCGGCCGGGCGGCCGCTGCTGTCGCTGTTGCCGGCGCGGGCGCTGCGGGTGCGCGCCGAGGTGAACGAGGCACTGGCGCCGGCGCTGCACACCGGTCTGCGGGCCAGCGTGGTGCCCGACGGGCCGCAGGCCCCGGGCACCGCGCCGCTGGCCGGCCGGGTGGTGCGCGTGGGCGCCATGTATGGCTCGAGCCGGCTCGACGACGAGCCGCTGGCCCGCGGCGGCCAGCGGGTGCTGGAGTGCTGGATCGAGTTGGAGACGGCAGGCGCCCTGCGCGCCGGCCAATGGGTGAGGGTGAACTTGCATGAATGA
- a CDS encoding ABC transporter ATP-binding protein produces the protein MSMQATLRAHGLCKSFANGSVRSHVLRELSLELQAGQLTLVSGPSGCGKSTLLALLSALEVPDAGEVHALGQCLTGLGARALQEFRLRHTGFVFQGFNLFPALTAWEQVALPLGYMGLSDREARERAMQALDEVGLSHRAHHRQAQLSGGERQRVAVARAIAKAPQLLFADEPTSALDADNGRRVVALLRRIARTHGTTVLCVSHDPRLVRHADRVLSMEDGRIHSDWCPEPGTDPIEPALP, from the coding sequence ATGAGCATGCAAGCCACCTTGCGCGCCCACGGCCTTTGCAAGTCGTTTGCCAACGGCTCGGTGCGCAGCCATGTGCTGCGCGAACTGTCGCTGGAACTGCAGGCTGGGCAGCTCACCCTGGTGTCGGGCCCGTCGGGCTGCGGCAAGAGCACGCTGCTGGCGCTGCTGTCGGCGCTGGAAGTGCCCGACGCCGGCGAGGTGCACGCCCTGGGCCAGTGCCTCACCGGGCTGGGCGCGCGTGCGCTGCAGGAGTTCCGCCTGCGCCACACCGGCTTCGTGTTCCAGGGCTTCAACCTGTTTCCGGCGCTGACCGCGTGGGAACAGGTGGCGCTGCCGCTGGGCTACATGGGTCTGTCCGACCGCGAGGCGCGCGAGCGCGCGATGCAGGCGCTGGACGAGGTGGGTCTCAGCCATCGCGCCCATCACCGGCAGGCCCAGCTGTCCGGCGGCGAGCGCCAGCGTGTGGCGGTGGCACGCGCCATCGCCAAGGCGCCGCAGCTGCTGTTCGCCGACGAGCCCACCAGCGCGCTGGACGCCGACAACGGCCGCCGCGTGGTGGCCTTGTTGCGCCGCATCGCCCGCACCCACGGCACCACGGTGCTGTGCGTCAGCCACGACCCGCGCCTCGTGCGCCATGCCGACCGCGTGCTCAGCATGGAAGACGGCCGCATCCACAGCGACTGGTGCCCCGAGCCGGGCACCGATCCCATCGAACCCGCCCTGCCATGA
- a CDS encoding ABC transporter permease has product MIPLARRMLVHEWRRFVPAALALCFSGVLLSVQVALVLGIFGSAAVSVTASSADLWVGYPGTQSVNFGRPVAPDVEMRLRMDPRVHDVEPYLWLEADWQDAARSGGGVPVFVSGLQTAAGAMMFSHVLSPALRAALAQPDAVVIDRSEMDQLGTRPGEWAWINARRVQVVAAIAGLRALGGVNVLASLDTARGLGAPARGEGATYFVASLKPGSDPDQVQQAFGRDATFGPFEVWTAAQFARRSQLYWMLDTGAGTAVLFMAGIVCLVGVVITSQSLTSVVASSAREYATLHALGVSMRALGRVVVQQACWIGGVGLVLAGLASALLIWLAGSYAVPVAMSWEAALGCAVLVAALALLSGLVALRGLFQANPAMLLR; this is encoded by the coding sequence ATGATCCCCTTGGCGCGTCGCATGCTGGTGCACGAATGGCGGCGCTTCGTGCCGGCCGCGCTGGCCCTGTGCTTCAGCGGCGTGCTGCTGTCGGTACAGGTGGCGCTGGTGCTGGGCATCTTCGGCAGTGCCGCGGTGTCGGTGACGGCTTCCAGCGCCGACCTGTGGGTGGGCTACCCCGGCACGCAGAGCGTCAACTTCGGCCGCCCGGTGGCGCCGGACGTCGAGATGCGGCTGCGCATGGACCCGCGCGTGCACGACGTGGAGCCCTACCTGTGGCTGGAGGCCGACTGGCAGGATGCCGCCCGCAGCGGCGGCGGTGTGCCGGTCTTCGTCTCGGGGCTGCAGACGGCGGCCGGCGCCATGATGTTCTCGCATGTGCTCAGCCCGGCGCTGCGGGCAGCCCTGGCGCAGCCTGACGCGGTGGTCATCGACCGCTCGGAGATGGACCAGCTGGGCACACGCCCCGGCGAGTGGGCCTGGATCAACGCCCGACGGGTGCAGGTCGTGGCGGCCATCGCGGGGCTGCGCGCCCTGGGCGGCGTCAACGTGCTGGCGTCGCTGGACACCGCCCGCGGCCTGGGCGCGCCGGCCCGCGGCGAAGGGGCCACCTATTTCGTGGCCTCCCTGAAGCCGGGCAGCGACCCCGACCAGGTGCAGCAGGCCTTCGGCCGCGATGCCACCTTCGGCCCGTTCGAGGTGTGGACGGCGGCGCAGTTCGCGCGCCGCTCGCAGCTGTACTGGATGCTGGACACCGGTGCCGGCACCGCAGTGCTGTTCATGGCCGGCATCGTGTGCCTGGTGGGCGTGGTCATCACCAGCCAGTCGCTCACCTCGGTGGTGGCTTCTTCGGCGCGCGAGTACGCCACCTTGCATGCGCTGGGCGTCAGCATGCGCGCGCTGGGCCGGGTGGTGGTGCAGCAGGCCTGCTGGATCGGCGGTGTCGGCCTGGTGCTGGCCGGCCTGGCCAGCGCGCTGCTGATCTGGCTGGCCGGCAGCTATGCGGTGCCGGTGGCCATGAGCTGGGAGGCGGCCCTGGGCTGCGCCGTGCTGGTGGCTGCACTGGCGCTGCTGTCGGGCCTGGTGGCGCTGCGCGGGCTGTTCCAGGCCAATCCGGCCATGCTGCTGCGATGA